In one Chlamydia sp. BM-2023 genomic region, the following are encoded:
- a CDS encoding insulinase family protein: MKAGDTYRNFVIKLSQDLPEIESKLLEAEHKPSGVSIMMIINNDDENVFNICFRTCPQTSNGVAHVLEHMVLCGSENYPVRDPFFSMTRRSLNTFMNAFTGADFTCYPAASQIPEDFYNLLSVYIDAVFHPLLTENSFLQEGWRYELTPEKALTYTGVVFNEMKGAMMSGESRLSEALNAALFPSVTYGVNSGGDPKDIITLSHESIVSFHQSQYTLGRCLFYFYGNIKPSRHLDFLEEKLLRHVGKLEKQTVTVPLQKRFKEPVRTMLKYPSDSQDEDKVLFGLSWLTCSILDQQELLALYVLDVVLMGTDAAPLKSRLLKSGFCKQADMGIDGEIREIPITIVCKGCSHGGAQKLESWIFACLEEIIREGIPSHLVEAAVHQLELTRKEISGYSLPYGLSLFFRSGLLKQHGGHAEDGLRIHSLFAELREKLKQPDYLEKLIRKYFLDNTHFARVILLPDADLISIENQEEQTLLKDVQEKLSKEDIEKIQLTSKILEEYQAENEDLDKVLPNFSLDKVPHSGKEFNLVKENISHGEVLHHDCFTNDLIFAELVMDLPPLSADELPWLRLLVFLMPQLGSGGRSYKENLEFLLEHTGGVDVSYEFSPHANKNTQLSPSVGIRGKALAAKAEKLFQVMGDTLTNVDFSDVARIKELLMQHNEALTNSVRNSPMGYAISMACMDKSMTATMSYLASGLPYVEKIRDLTKNFDEEANNIVDVLQNLYRKCFFGKRQLIISGSHTNYKDLHEKNFYGLLDKEVLSGEPWVNPSIDIALASKGLSIPARAAFNALAFSIGDLAYDDPDAAALTVAAEILDNTVLHTKIREQGGAYGSGAAVNLGRGTFYCYSYRDPSIFDSYQAFIHGINEIAQGNFTDEDIHEGVLGVIQSLDSPIAPGSRASTGYYRLRCGRVPALRQAFRRSVLGVTKEQICSVMKNYLKDNDKTTFISFAGEEMLRDNSTKFDKELPIASAL; encoded by the coding sequence ATGAAAGCTGGAGATACATATAGAAATTTCGTCATTAAGCTGAGTCAGGATCTTCCTGAGATAGAAAGTAAATTACTCGAGGCGGAGCATAAGCCGTCGGGGGTTTCTATTATGATGATCATCAATAATGACGATGAAAATGTTTTCAATATTTGCTTTAGAACTTGTCCACAGACCTCCAATGGTGTGGCTCATGTTTTAGAACACATGGTGCTTTGTGGATCCGAAAACTATCCCGTGCGCGACCCCTTCTTTTCTATGACACGGCGTAGTTTAAACACATTTATGAATGCTTTCACAGGAGCAGATTTTACCTGTTATCCTGCAGCATCGCAGATCCCCGAAGATTTCTATAATTTACTTAGTGTCTATATAGACGCGGTTTTTCATCCTCTGCTTACAGAAAATAGCTTCTTGCAAGAGGGATGGAGATACGAACTTACTCCCGAGAAAGCTTTAACTTATACTGGGGTGGTATTTAATGAAATGAAAGGTGCTATGATGTCCGGGGAATCTCGGTTGTCAGAAGCTTTAAACGCTGCATTATTTCCTTCTGTAACTTACGGAGTGAACTCGGGAGGAGATCCTAAAGATATCATCACACTTTCTCATGAAAGTATCGTCTCCTTTCACCAGAGTCAATATACTCTCGGCCGATGTTTATTCTATTTTTATGGAAACATTAAACCCTCTAGGCACCTAGATTTTCTTGAAGAAAAGCTCCTTCGCCATGTGGGTAAATTAGAAAAACAAACGGTTACAGTTCCTCTGCAAAAGAGGTTTAAAGAGCCCGTAAGAACGATGCTTAAGTATCCTTCAGATAGCCAAGATGAAGATAAGGTGCTTTTTGGATTGTCCTGGTTAACATGTTCCATACTAGATCAACAAGAGCTACTAGCTCTTTACGTGCTGGATGTTGTCCTTATGGGAACAGATGCAGCTCCCCTGAAATCACGATTGTTAAAATCAGGATTTTGTAAGCAGGCAGATATGGGAATAGACGGTGAAATCCGTGAAATTCCTATTACTATTGTTTGTAAGGGCTGTTCCCACGGAGGAGCTCAGAAATTAGAATCATGGATTTTTGCTTGTTTAGAAGAGATAATAAGAGAAGGCATCCCTAGTCATCTTGTAGAAGCTGCTGTTCACCAGCTAGAGCTAACCCGAAAAGAAATTTCAGGGTATTCTCTTCCTTATGGGTTATCATTATTTTTCCGTTCAGGATTGTTAAAACAACACGGAGGACATGCTGAAGATGGTCTGCGAATCCATAGTCTATTTGCAGAACTTCGCGAAAAGTTAAAACAGCCTGACTACCTTGAAAAACTCATTAGAAAGTATTTTCTAGATAATACACATTTTGCTCGTGTGATTCTTCTTCCTGATGCGGATTTAATCTCTATAGAAAATCAAGAAGAGCAAACTCTTCTTAAAGATGTTCAAGAGAAGCTTTCTAAAGAAGATATCGAGAAGATCCAGCTTACCTCTAAAATATTAGAGGAATATCAAGCCGAAAATGAAGACCTCGATAAAGTTCTTCCGAATTTTTCTTTAGATAAGGTTCCTCACTCCGGAAAAGAATTTAATTTAGTTAAAGAGAACATTTCTCATGGGGAAGTTCTCCATCACGATTGCTTTACTAATGATTTAATTTTTGCAGAGCTCGTTATGGATCTTCCTCCATTATCGGCAGATGAACTCCCTTGGTTACGTCTGCTTGTTTTCCTAATGCCGCAATTAGGATCAGGAGGAAGATCTTATAAGGAAAATCTTGAGTTTCTTCTCGAGCATACAGGAGGAGTAGACGTTTCTTATGAATTTTCTCCTCATGCTAATAAAAATACTCAGCTATCACCCTCAGTAGGTATCCGCGGAAAAGCTTTAGCAGCAAAAGCAGAAAAGCTATTTCAAGTGATGGGGGATACACTAACAAATGTAGACTTTAGTGATGTTGCAAGAATTAAAGAGTTACTCATGCAGCATAATGAAGCTTTGACAAACAGTGTACGCAACAGCCCTATGGGCTATGCTATTAGCATGGCTTGTATGGATAAATCCATGACAGCAACGATGTCTTACTTAGCTTCAGGACTTCCTTATGTAGAGAAAATCCGTGATTTAACTAAGAATTTTGATGAAGAAGCTAATAACATCGTCGATGTTTTACAAAATCTCTATAGAAAGTGTTTCTTCGGTAAGCGTCAGCTGATTATCAGCGGTAGCCATACGAACTATAAGGATTTACATGAGAAGAATTTTTACGGTCTTTTAGATAAAGAAGTTCTTTCTGGCGAACCTTGGGTAAACCCTTCTATAGATATAGCGTTAGCATCAAAGGGATTATCTATCCCTGCGCGTGCAGCTTTTAATGCTTTAGCTTTCTCTATTGGGGATTTAGCTTACGATGATCCTGATGCTGCTGCTTTGACTGTAGCTGCAGAAATTTTAGACAATACCGTTTTGCATACGAAGATACGTGAGCAAGGGGGTGCCTATGGATCAGGAGCAGCTGTAAATCTCGGCAGGGGAACATTTTATTGTTATAGCTATCGCGATCCCTCTATTTTTGACAGCTACCAGGCTTTTATTCACGGTATTAACGAAATCGCTCAAGGAAACTTCACAGATGAAGATATTCATGAGGGCGTTTTAGGAGTTATCCAAAGCTTAGATTCTCCTATAGCCCCTGGAAGCCGAGCATCCACAGGATACTACAGATTACGATGCGGAAGAGTTCCTGCTTTACGCCAGGCTTTCCGTAGATCTGTTCTTGGTGTTACTAAAGAACAAATTTGTTCTGTGATGAAGAATTATTTAAAAGATAACGATAAAACAACATTTATCTCCTTTGCTGGAGAAGAAATGTTGCGAGATAACTCTACGAAATTCGATAAGGAATTACCAATAGCTTCAGCGTTATAG
- a CDS encoding M20/M25/M40 family metallo-hydrolase: MNYDLNYFENHYEKFLKEFSDFLHFRSISADPNCSTDCKNCADFLVDSLKDIFSIELWEKPGHPPIICATYHEAGSTAPTLLLYNHYDVQPADISDGWLADPFTMRKQGESIIARGASDNKGQCFYTLKALQHYYHSRKGFPVNITWIIEGEEESNSTALKTLIQEKKEALRADYFLIVDGGFSSPQAPCVSVGARGLVTMKISLEEGSKDMHSGIFGGIAYNVNRALAEMLSTLHHSDNSIAIEDFYDDVVLPKDNECCDVPQGNLMEDGEQNLGFRPTLYAPAATPEEALSLYPALDINGISGGYTGPGFKTVIPYKATAYLSCRLVPNQNPEKVAKQVIQHLEKHVPANLKFSYEIFEGSPGWRSSPNLPIVLALQEIYSNLYDKPCLRIFMEATIPIASLLGEISQAEPVICGVSYLSDAIHAAEENFSTEQMKNGFLSICLLLDKLGKA; encoded by the coding sequence ATGAACTATGATCTCAATTATTTTGAAAATCATTATGAAAAATTTCTAAAAGAATTTTCGGATTTTCTTCATTTTCGTTCTATATCTGCGGATCCCAACTGCAGTACCGACTGCAAAAACTGTGCAGATTTCCTAGTTGATAGTCTTAAAGATATATTCTCAATAGAATTATGGGAGAAACCGGGTCACCCTCCCATTATCTGTGCTACTTATCATGAAGCGGGATCTACGGCTCCTACCTTATTGTTATATAATCACTATGATGTACAACCTGCCGACATCTCTGACGGATGGTTAGCAGATCCTTTCACTATGAGAAAACAGGGTGAGAGCATCATTGCTCGTGGAGCTTCTGATAACAAAGGTCAATGTTTTTACACCTTAAAAGCTTTACAACATTATTACCACTCTCGCAAAGGATTTCCTGTAAATATTACATGGATTATTGAAGGCGAAGAAGAAAGCAACAGCACAGCTTTAAAAACCTTAATACAAGAAAAAAAAGAGGCTCTACGTGCTGATTATTTTCTAATTGTTGATGGGGGTTTTTCTTCTCCACAAGCCCCTTGTGTTAGCGTGGGCGCGCGAGGTTTAGTAACCATGAAAATCTCCTTAGAAGAGGGTAGTAAGGATATGCATTCGGGAATATTCGGAGGCATCGCTTATAATGTAAACCGTGCTTTAGCAGAGATGCTCTCTACACTACATCACAGTGATAATTCCATTGCTATCGAAGATTTCTATGATGATGTTGTTCTTCCTAAAGATAACGAGTGTTGTGATGTCCCTCAGGGAAATCTTATGGAAGACGGAGAACAAAACTTAGGATTTCGCCCGACGTTATATGCTCCAGCAGCAACTCCTGAAGAAGCTTTAAGCTTGTATCCTGCTTTAGATATCAATGGGATTTCCGGAGGATATACAGGACCAGGATTTAAAACTGTGATTCCTTATAAAGCTACGGCCTATCTTTCTTGCCGTTTAGTCCCCAACCAAAATCCTGAGAAAGTAGCCAAACAGGTTATTCAACATTTAGAAAAACATGTTCCTGCTAATTTAAAATTTTCTTATGAGATTTTTGAAGGTTCTCCTGGGTGGAGAAGTTCTCCCAATTTACCTATTGTCTTGGCTCTACAAGAGATCTACTCTAATCTTTATGATAAGCCATGTCTCAGAATATTTATGGAAGCTACAATTCCCATAGCTTCTCTTTTAGGGGAAATCTCTCAGGCGGAGCCAGTGATTTGTGGGGTATCTTATTTAAGTGATGCCATTCACGCCGCTGAGGAAAACTTTTCTACAGAGCAAATGAAAAACGGCTTCCTTTCGATTTGTTTACTTCTTGATAAACTAGGAAAGGCATAA